The proteins below come from a single Xyrauchen texanus isolate HMW12.3.18 chromosome 3, RBS_HiC_50CHRs, whole genome shotgun sequence genomic window:
- the ssna1 gene encoding Sjoegren syndrome nuclear autoantigen 1, whose product MTQQGAALQTYNNELVKCIEELCSKREDLNRLIQQEESEKARLQHDVRVLTEKLSRVNESLARRLSARAEFDRTIAETEAAYMKILESSQTLLSVLKKETGNLTKATEPRSSKDH is encoded by the exons ATGACCCAACAAGGAGCTGCGCTACAAACTTACAACAATGAACTTGTCAAGT GTATAGAAGAGCTGTGCTCTAAAAGAGAAGATCTGAACAGGCTGATACAGCAGGAGGAATCAGAGAAAGCTCGTCTGCAGCATGATGTACGTGTGCTGACGGAGAAGCTGAGTCGTGTGAATGAGAGCCTGGCACGACGCCTCAGTGCCCGTGCTGAATTTGACCGCACCATCGCTGAGACAGAGGCTGCCTACATGAAG ATTCTTGAAAGTTCTCAGACTCTTTTGAGTGTTTTGAAGAAGGAGACAGGGAACCTGACCAAAGCCACTGAACCAAGAAGTAGCAAAGATCATTGA